Below is a genomic region from Fulvia fulva chromosome 13, complete sequence.
CGCGTTCTTATGCAGTCGCCCTGCGCTCGGACAGGATGAAGGCCGTTTGCTCAAAGGCACATCGCGTCCAAGGGGTCTGATGAGAATATGTGCAGAAGTTCATACCCGAAACTGGAACTCGAAGCCGCGTATCTCGGAGTGGAGGCACTTGGTGAAGTACATAATGCATTTTCCAGCAATGGGAAGATGGACACATGATCTCGCCCTCCAGATATGATGCCGTACCTGCTTTGGATTGGGTACTGGACATCCTGTCAGTCCAGCGAGTGCATTTGTTCATGTCAATCAGCCTGTTTCTTGCTTCCGGCCGCCCGAAGTCTTCACCTTATCAGTGCGACTTCCATTCAAAATATGTGCAATGCAACGGCAGATCTTGGCCCCACGCTCTGATGAGCAGTCGATATGCTCATGATGTTGTTGTTCAACTAGAGTTTGGAGGCGCTGTCGCTGATGGCAACGGGAGCATTCTTCATCTCGCGTCTTTCTTGTCTCTTCATCACACTTGCATTCGACATTGGCAACCTTTCAATTATGCAATGCACTTTGGATGCTCGTTTTCTCGACAGACCCATAAACTTGATGGAAGTTGGAGAATACGAAGACCGAGCGGGCGGAAGCTTTCCGACCATGTCTGGAAGTTACACAATCCGATTCACAGACATTACGAACAGCGCACGAATCTTCTCACAATGAATATCGTCGACCAGAGCCGGAGCGCATCATCGCCCTTATCGACTTCGGATGCACAACAGGTCTCACAGAGTATCGATAGCACCTTCCCGGAGCTGGGAACTGGACTTCCAGCATGTTTCTTTCCCCCCACCGAGCTTGCCCCGCCCAGGCCCTCATATTGTAACACAAATTTTCTGCCTTCCATCAGCGCGGTTGGTCTAGTGGTATGATTCTGTACGTTCAAATCAACAGCCTCACCATCTATAACCGCGTTCTAATAGTTTCACAGCGCTTAGGGCTCACCCTGAGAACGATCTGCGAGAGGTCCCCGGGTATGTTCCTTCCCAACGAAACGAAGTGACTCCGATATCATGTCACCAGGAACATGACCATGAGAATAAGACTAATATAGCCTCAGTTCAATCCCGGGATCGCGCCCATGTTCATTTTTGTCGTTCTGGTCACAGCCGTCGTTGAGATATATCATCTCCGGGAAGTGGAAGCTTCATTTCCTGCAATTTAAGTCATTGCTTGGCAGCCGGCTTACTTTTTGCAATTCTGACAGCAGGGCGAGATTCTACGTGTCCAGAAGGTCCTTGGGCAGCATCGCCGGAAACATAGCTTGCCCATGACAGGCAGGCACAGCAGGGGCAATGGGTTAATACTGAGTCCGCCAGGGCACGAAATTCGAGGACATCTGAGAAGGCTTTGTGTCTCCACACCAACGAGAGCGACAAGATCACGGTGCTCACGGCATGAGAACTTCCACATGTAAAGCTCGAGCCCTCTCATCATGGCCATTGGACCGACAGGAAAGACTGAATCCGCTGCACCTAGGTCCTTCACTCATGACTACACATCTGCAGTGCGAGACTGCGACATGAAGAACTTTGTATCGACGGCATCAGAGTAACCGATACGATCATGGATGGACTACTGACAAAGAGAACACATCGCTGACTTCCATCGGTCATCGACATCTGCTCGGACCATTTTCATCTAGTCACGATATTGTCGACTCCGAAGCAAGGGAGACTGAGTCCTTTTGGACATGGCTGAGACTGACCACACGAGATCGAAAGTCTGGAGCTAGAGTACACTGGACTGGCGACCCTCGTGCCTCTCATCACACGCGGTCACTCAAGACCGACTAGCCGGTACAACGTGCTGCCTCCTTGCTGTATTACCATGCGACTATTGTTCCGCCATGCGACGTTCTGACTACCGAACACGGCTACACTCGCGACAGCACGCAAGCAACGCCATCCGCAGCCAGCAACGCAACGGGCGCAACGCCAAAACGGGAAGACCGCTCGCATTACATGGCTCGTGTCATCTTCATCACAAGCCACTGACAGCTTCCAAACATGTTCTGTGCGAAGCAGCTTCTGCGGAGATGATGCTACAAGAGCTGTGCTAGCGACAGAACATGCTTCGGCTCCCCAAGATCCTTGCTGCTGGATCTGCGCTGTCCAGTCAGAACAACCAAACATGGCCACAAATAGCTGATCCTATCGCAGACACTGCATATAGTATGGCGTTGATCTCCAAAACTGCATAGCTCATGCCAAGCCATGCGACTGCGACTGGGCCCCTTGCCGCTTTTCTCACGCATCTGGCAAGTCATTCTATCGTTACCCAACAGGATGGAGGCACATCGCGTGCGCACGGCACACTACTGTCGTGCTCTGGTGAGACGCCGCAGCGTGGATCGGTGCTGAGAAACGTGCTGTCCGGGTAAGGAAGAGGCGGCAGCGACATATACACGACTGTTGCGTAGCTCCAAGGTGAGAGGCCTCTTTCTGCCATTTCCTTCGCTTTCGTAGTCGTGGGTCTGCCGAGTCGTCATGTCGCAGACGCCGCGAAGTACTGTTGGGACGGCCAAGTCCTGGAACAGTCGTTATACTGGCTATACAGGAGACTCTTATGACCTACAACAACCACCACCATTAGAAGAAGTTGAACAGGCTCGACTTCGACCGGTCACGAATGATGAATTTCCCTGGCTCTCGGGAGAGTTTGAACCTATCAAGACCCAGAATACAAGAACCAGAAGCCCTCCACAATGGTATCGAGAAGGACAAGCTGCCAACCAGCGTGGCCTCTCTCAACGCTCTCAACGGAGCATCCCTAGAGAAAGCATCGTCGACCTCCACCTAATCGTCTCAGACCTCGACTACTACGCCGGTGCCGTCCACGATTACCAAGTCGCCGAAGAGGAAGCATTCGAAGAGGAAGAGGACTGGGACGACGAACAACATGTCGGCGAAGGTTGCAAGCCTGAGCAACAAGGTGGGCGTCCATCACTCACCCGCGGTACCTCGAACAACATGGGCAGAAACGGTACTCTCAAGCGTGGTCCATCGACGAAATCAACGAAAGAGAAAGATCTCAACCTCGTCACCTGGGATGGTCCTGACGATCCAGCCAATCCCAAGAACTGGGCGAATCGGAGAAGATGGCTCGCAACCATTACAGTCTCCCTCTTCACCTTCATCGCCCCCGTCTCCAGCTCCATGATCGCCCCAGGCCTACGAAACGTCCAAGCCGATCTCCACATTCAATCCGACCTGGAAGTCGAAATGGGCATGTCAATCTTCATCCTTGGTTTCGCAATCGGTCCTCTCTTCCTCGGTCCCCTCTCAGAGCTCTTCGGCCGCAGCGTCGTCCTCCAGCTCAGCAACCTCTTCTACATGATCTTCAACCTCGCCGGCGGCTTCTCCCGTAACTCCGGCGAACTTATCGCCTTCCGCTTCCTCTCCGGTCTAGGCGGAAGCGCTCCCTTGGGTGTCGGCGGAGGAGTCCTAGCAGACCTCTGGCTTCCGACTGAAAGAGGTCGCGCCATGGCCCTCTACTCCCTCATGCCCCTCCTCGGTCCCGCGATAGGTCCCATCGCAGGAGGCTTCATCGCTGAGTACTCCACCTGGCGCTGGGTCTTCTGGTCCACGTCCATCGCCGCGGCATTCATCCAAGTCCTGGGGATGTTCTTCCTACAGGAAACTTACGCAGCCGCCATCCTAGCGAAGAAAAAGAAACTCCTCATCAAAATCACCGGGAACAAAGACCTCCACACGGAATTCGATAACCCATCCCGAACGTTCCTGAACCACTGCAGCGTGGCCTTTAAACGGCCCTTCATTCTCCTCTTCACCCAACCCATCGTCCAAGTCCTCAGCCTCTACATCTTCTACGTCTACGGCGTCCTCTACCTCGTCCTCGCCTCATTCCCACGAGTCTGGGCACAGGTCTACGGCCAAACGAATAAAGGCATCGCCGGGTTGAACTACATCTCTCTAGGTCTAGGCTTCTTCATCGGAACCCAAATCGCCGCCAAGTTCGCGGATAAAATCTACAAAAGCCTCATGGCCAAGAACAACGATACTGGAAGGTCGGAGTTCCGGGTACCGCTAATGTTTCCCGGGGCGGTGATGGTCCCGGTCGGCTTGTTCATCTACGGATGGACTGCACAGTACCATACCCACTGGATTGGACCGAACATTGGGACGGCGATTTTCGCGGCGGGGAATCAACTTGTGTTTCAGAATTGTCAGACGTACCTCGTGGACAGTTATACTCGCTACGCTGCATCTGCTATCGCGGCGACGGCGGTCTTCAGGTCCTTGGGTGGATTTGCGTTCCCGCTGTTCGCGCCGTACATGTACAATGCATTAGGCTATGGATGGGGAAATACAACACTGGGATTCGTCGGTGTGGCAGTAGGATTCCCGAGTCCGTTGATTCTGTGGTGGTACGGGGAGAGGTTGAGGAAGAAGTCGACTTTTGCTGCTGGCTGAGACCCCGTCCCTATCTTTGACGTTCTTCATTTTGTTTGGGAAGCGATGGCGTTCGGCGGAagcatcatcatcatcacgACTGCACGCGAGGCATTCAACGCAGCGACATTTTCGTATCTCATACCCCTTAGAGTATTCATAACGACAGCATTGTACATACCAATGGCACTACCCCCCTACAAATATACGAGAACATCTCCCACCGTACCACTGAAGTCCTCACCAAGCCTTCCACCAAATCCACCATTCTCTTTGTCTCCGGAACACCTTCCACAAGATACCACATGGCGCACGCGAGGCACGTGAGGCGCGTAGCACCGTAACGTCCCACGAGGCGTTCAGCCATCCGCCACATGATAACATAGGCGTATGACCGCAGGGTACCGCAGACGGGCTTAGCAGAAGGAGAAATAGTGGCCAGGTGGGATGCCGAACCGGCGTAGCTAGCCTGCATGATAATAGTTCTCGGTTGTCATGCTAGGTGATCTCATGCTCAAATCAGCGATGCAGGATTGCAGAGTCTGACAAGAAGACTATTCGTGGACTTCACTGCCCAGTCTGCTGTAGCTTGCTAGAACAAGCTTTTCGTGGTTGCTGCCTCGCATACTGCGTTGACTGTGTCGGTGGACGGCGTGAAGGACGCCGACCGGTGGTGCTGTTGGAATGGGGAGTGGTTGCGAGTGCGGCGTTGTTGGTGACCACGGGTGCCGTAGGCGAGACGGCTTGCGAGGGGAGGGCGGAGAATGTCACGAGGTAATGGAATGGGACAGAAGATGTCAAGGCTACTTTCTCGTTTTTTGTTCGCTTCGTCAAGAAACGCTACTATACTCCTACTCCAATAACGTACACTCTCTGTGATATCATTTTGTAGCAATCAAACGCCCGCTTGTTCCAAGAACGCACATCAAGAAATTCAATCTTCCTTCGCCATGACATAGTACTTGCCGTCGACTTAGCGATATGAAAGCGGCTTGGGCGGAGTGTACAGAGGGAGAGGGTGTGGAGTGGTTGGCCCGGTAAAGGCTGACGAGACGACAGCGCTGTCGTTGGCTGCTTCTCCCTCATCATCGCTTTCGTGTTCAGCATCTTCCTCGCCTGACGAAGGAGCATTAGCAGCAGCGAGCGTCGAATCTATTTGCTCGACATCGTCGTCGTCGCATACGTCAGACATGTTGATATCCGTTCCGGAGGTTCCTGACTTCGCTTGTGCCTTTGCTTTTGCCTTCGGTTTTGGTTTTGGTTTTGGTTTTGGTTTTGCTTTCGGTTGTGCTTTCGTCTTGGCCTTCGTTTTGGCCGTTGACTTCGCCTTCGACCGGCCCTTTGGAGTAGTCCGCGATCTCGTCTGCGGTGTGTAAGGCTCTGTGGAGGAAAACTACTTCTTGCCCTTGGCCTTAGCAGGAGCCTTCTTCTTCCTACTGTCCTCATCCTCGAGACCTCCATCTCGATCCTTCCTGGCAGCCTTCTTCTCAAGCTCGTCCCAGTCCTCGCCCTCATCCTCTTCGCTGACCTCCTCATCTGAGGCGTCCGCGGAGGCATCATCATCGAAGTCAGACTCGTCCTCGCTCTCTGAGGCAGAGGCAAGCTCCTCTTCCGACACCTCGAAGGCAGACT
It encodes:
- a CDS encoding Efflux pump vrtL, which translates into the protein MSQTPRSTVGTAKSWNSRYTGYTGDSYDLQQPPPLEEVEQARLRPVTNDEFPWLSGEFEPIKTQNTRTRSPPQWYREGQAANQRGLSQRSQRSIPRESIVDLHLIVSDLDYYAGAVHDYQVAEEEAFEEEEDWDDEQHVGEGCKPEQQGGRPSLTRGTSNNMGRNGTLKRGPSTKSTKEKDLNLVTWDGPDDPANPKNWANRRRWLATITVSLFTFIAPVSSSMIAPGLRNVQADLHIQSDLEVEMGMSIFILGFAIGPLFLGPLSELFGRSVVLQLSNLFYMIFNLAGGFSRNSGELIAFRFLSGLGGSAPLGVGGGVLADLWLPTERGRAMALYSLMPLLGPAIGPIAGGFIAEYSTWRWVFWSTSIAAAFIQVLGMFFLQETYAAAILAKKKKLLIKITGNKDLHTEFDNPSRTFLNHCSVAFKRPFILLFTQPIVQVLSLYIFYVYGVLYLVLASFPRVWAQVYGQTNKGIAGLNYISLGLGFFIGTQIAAKFADKIYKSLMAKNNDTGRSEFRVPLMFPGAVMVPVGLFIYGWTAQYHTHWIGPNIGTAIFAAGNQLVFQNCQTYLVDSYTRYAASAIAATAVFRSLGGFAFPLFAPYMYNALGYGWGNTTLGFVGVAVGFPSPLILWWYGERLRKKSTFAAG